A DNA window from Tachysurus vachellii isolate PV-2020 chromosome 20, HZAU_Pvac_v1, whole genome shotgun sequence contains the following coding sequences:
- the slc9a6b gene encoding sodium/hydrogen exchanger 6b isoform X1, which produces MWRSGMVACWWMCVEVCEGGGLVDAVSERRAEVSHRRDSANLLTAAVLLSLTIITVWSFKHRRLICLHETGLAMIYGSLVGVVLRYGVHTEQEVSNVTAVCVLESNPVSLVVNVSGLFYEYTLRGEVNEGDHTLNNEILRKATFDPEVFFNILLPPIIFYAGYSLKQKHFFRNLGSILSYAFVGTLIASFVTGLVMFGCVVVMSKLGQLAGDFFFTDCLFFGAILSATDPVTVLAIFNELKVDVDLYALLFGESVLNDAVAIVLSSSIVAYQPSGHSFEGEAMLASLGLFLGVFSGSFLLGSAAGVLTALLTKFTRLRDFPLLETALFFLMSWSTFLLAEACSITGVVAVLFCGITQAHYTYNNLSTESKKRTKELFELLNFLAENFIFSYMGVTLFSFQHHVFNIVFISGAFLAIFLGRVANIYPLSFLLNLGRANPISSRFQHVMMFAGLRGAMTFALSIRDTSTYARKMMFSTTLIIVFFTVWVCGGGTTPMLTLMNIRVGVEEDQENLVEECVSDRDSAWPFRLWYKFDNNYLKPLLTHTDHPLTHSCCTPLAKCLNTQHTEQDDDDDDSELILNNRSTVLYSELCDLSDLSDLSDHSDLSDPSISSNQHTTHSS; this is translated from the exons ATGTGGAGGAGCGGGATGGTCGCGTGTTGGTGgatgtgtgtggaggtgtgtgaggGTGGAGGCCTGGTGGATGCAGTGAGTGAGCGGAGAGCGGAGGTCAGTCACCGGAGAGACAGCGCCAACCTGCTGACTGCTGCAGTGCTGCTGAGTCTCACCATCATCACCGTGTGGAGCTTCAAACACAGGAGACTCATCTGTCTGCATGAGACCGGACTGGCTATGATCTACG GGTCGTTAGTGGGTGTGGTTCTGCGCTATGGTGTACACACTGAGCAGGAGGTCAGTAAtgttacagctgtgtgtgtgttggagtcgAATCCTGTCTCTCTGGTGGTGAATGTCAGCGGGCTCTTTTATGAATACACACTGAGGGGAGAAGTGAATGAGGGAGACCACACCCTCAACAACGAGATCCTCCGcaag GCCACTTTTGACCCAGAGgtgttttttaacattttactgcCACCCATCATTTTTTATGCTGGTTACAGCCTCAAACAG aaacaCTTCTTTAGAAATCTGGGCTCCATCTTGTCCTATGCTTTTGTTGGTACTCTGATTGCTTCATTTGTCACTGG gttggTGATGTTTGGCTGTGTGGTGGTGATGAGTAAACTCGGTCAGCTCGCTGGTGATTTCTTCTTCACTGACTGTCTGTTCTTTGGAGCGATCCTGTCAGCCACAGACCCTG tGACAGTTCTGGCCATCTTTAATGAGCTGAAGGTGGATGTGGATCTTTATGCACTGCTGTTTGGAGAGAGTGTGTTGAATGACGCTGTGGCCATTGTCCTCTCATC ttcCATTGTAGCGTATCAGCCATCTGGTCACTCATTTGAAGGCGAGGCCATGTTGGCGTCTCTCGGATTGTTTCTCGGGGTGTTTAGTGGCTCCTTCCTGCTCGGTTCTGCTGCAGGAGTCCTGACTGCTCTG ctgaCGAAGTTTACTCGGCTGAGGGATTTCCCCTTGTTAGAGACGGCTTtgttcttcctcatgtcttGGAGCACCTTCCTATTGGCTGAGGCCTGCAGCATCACCG gtgtggtTGCTGTGCTATTTTGTGGCATCACTCAGGCTCACTACACCTACAACAACCTGTCTACAGAGTCCAAAAAACGCACAAaggag TTGTTCGAGTTATTGAACTTTCTGGCTgagaattttattttctcctaCATGGGTGTGACTCTGTTCTCCTTTCAGCATCACGTCTTCAACATCGTTTTCATCTCTGGTGCCTTT CTGGCGATATTTCTAGGAAGAGTTGCGAATATTTATCCTCTTTCCTTCCTGCTCAATCTGGGCCGAGCGAATCCCATCAGCTCTCGCTTCCAGCACGTCATGATGTTTGCAG GGCTGAGAGGAGCGATGACCTTTGCCCTTTCGATTCGGGACACAAGCACCTATGCGAGGAAGATGATGTTCTCCACCACACTTATCATCGTCTTCTTCacggtgtgggtgtgtgggggcGGGACCACGCCCATGCTCACCTTAATGaacatcag ggttggTGTTGAGGAAGATCAGGAGAacttg gtggaggagtgtgtgagtgatcgTGACTCTGCGTGGCCTTTCAGACTGTGGTACAAATTTGACAACAA TTATCTGAAGcctctgctcacacacactgatcacccgctcacacactcctgctgcACCCCACTGGCAAAGTGCCTCAACACTCAGCacacagag caggatgatgatgatgatgattcggAGTTGATCCTCAATAACAGATCCACAGTCCTGTACAGTGAACTCTGtgacctcagtgacctcagtgacctcagtgACCACAGTGACCTCAGTGACCCCTCTATCTCGTCCAATCAGCACACGACTCACTCATCCTGA
- the slc9a6b gene encoding sodium/hydrogen exchanger 6b isoform X2, whose translation MWRSGMVACWWMCVEVCEGGGLVDAVSERRAEVSHRRDSANLLTAAVLLSLTIITVWSFKHRRLICLHETGLAMIYGSLVGVVLRYGVHTEQEVSNVTAVCVLESNPVSLVVNVSGLFYEYTLRGEVNEGDHTLNNEILRKATFDPEVFFNILLPPIIFYAGYSLKQKHFFRNLGSILSYAFVGTLIASFVTGLVMFGCVVVMSKLGQLAGDFFFTDCLFFGAILSATDPVTVLAIFNELKVDVDLYALLFGESVLNDAVAIVLSSSIVAYQPSGHSFEGEAMLASLGLFLGVFSGSFLLGSAAGVLTALLTKFTRLRDFPLLETALFFLMSWSTFLLAEACSITGVVAVLFCGITQAHYTYNNLSTESKKRTKELFELLNFLAENFIFSYMGVTLFSFQHHVFNIVFISGAFLAIFLGRVANIYPLSFLLNLGRANPISSRFQHVMMFAGLRGAMTFALSIRDTSTYARKMMFSTTLIIVFFTVWVCGGGTTPMLTLMNIRVGVEEDQENLVEECVSDRDSAWPFRLWYKFDNNYLKPLLTHTDHPLTHSCCTPLAKCLNTQHTEDDDDDDSELILNNRSTVLYSELCDLSDLSDLSDHSDLSDPSISSNQHTTHSS comes from the exons ATGTGGAGGAGCGGGATGGTCGCGTGTTGGTGgatgtgtgtggaggtgtgtgaggGTGGAGGCCTGGTGGATGCAGTGAGTGAGCGGAGAGCGGAGGTCAGTCACCGGAGAGACAGCGCCAACCTGCTGACTGCTGCAGTGCTGCTGAGTCTCACCATCATCACCGTGTGGAGCTTCAAACACAGGAGACTCATCTGTCTGCATGAGACCGGACTGGCTATGATCTACG GGTCGTTAGTGGGTGTGGTTCTGCGCTATGGTGTACACACTGAGCAGGAGGTCAGTAAtgttacagctgtgtgtgtgttggagtcgAATCCTGTCTCTCTGGTGGTGAATGTCAGCGGGCTCTTTTATGAATACACACTGAGGGGAGAAGTGAATGAGGGAGACCACACCCTCAACAACGAGATCCTCCGcaag GCCACTTTTGACCCAGAGgtgttttttaacattttactgcCACCCATCATTTTTTATGCTGGTTACAGCCTCAAACAG aaacaCTTCTTTAGAAATCTGGGCTCCATCTTGTCCTATGCTTTTGTTGGTACTCTGATTGCTTCATTTGTCACTGG gttggTGATGTTTGGCTGTGTGGTGGTGATGAGTAAACTCGGTCAGCTCGCTGGTGATTTCTTCTTCACTGACTGTCTGTTCTTTGGAGCGATCCTGTCAGCCACAGACCCTG tGACAGTTCTGGCCATCTTTAATGAGCTGAAGGTGGATGTGGATCTTTATGCACTGCTGTTTGGAGAGAGTGTGTTGAATGACGCTGTGGCCATTGTCCTCTCATC ttcCATTGTAGCGTATCAGCCATCTGGTCACTCATTTGAAGGCGAGGCCATGTTGGCGTCTCTCGGATTGTTTCTCGGGGTGTTTAGTGGCTCCTTCCTGCTCGGTTCTGCTGCAGGAGTCCTGACTGCTCTG ctgaCGAAGTTTACTCGGCTGAGGGATTTCCCCTTGTTAGAGACGGCTTtgttcttcctcatgtcttGGAGCACCTTCCTATTGGCTGAGGCCTGCAGCATCACCG gtgtggtTGCTGTGCTATTTTGTGGCATCACTCAGGCTCACTACACCTACAACAACCTGTCTACAGAGTCCAAAAAACGCACAAaggag TTGTTCGAGTTATTGAACTTTCTGGCTgagaattttattttctcctaCATGGGTGTGACTCTGTTCTCCTTTCAGCATCACGTCTTCAACATCGTTTTCATCTCTGGTGCCTTT CTGGCGATATTTCTAGGAAGAGTTGCGAATATTTATCCTCTTTCCTTCCTGCTCAATCTGGGCCGAGCGAATCCCATCAGCTCTCGCTTCCAGCACGTCATGATGTTTGCAG GGCTGAGAGGAGCGATGACCTTTGCCCTTTCGATTCGGGACACAAGCACCTATGCGAGGAAGATGATGTTCTCCACCACACTTATCATCGTCTTCTTCacggtgtgggtgtgtgggggcGGGACCACGCCCATGCTCACCTTAATGaacatcag ggttggTGTTGAGGAAGATCAGGAGAacttg gtggaggagtgtgtgagtgatcgTGACTCTGCGTGGCCTTTCAGACTGTGGTACAAATTTGACAACAA TTATCTGAAGcctctgctcacacacactgatcacccgctcacacactcctgctgcACCCCACTGGCAAAGTGCCTCAACACTCAGCacacagag gatgatgatgatgatgattcggAGTTGATCCTCAATAACAGATCCACAGTCCTGTACAGTGAACTCTGtgacctcagtgacctcagtgacctcagtgACCACAGTGACCTCAGTGACCCCTCTATCTCGTCCAATCAGCACACGACTCACTCATCCTGA
- the il2rga gene encoding interleukin 2 receptor, gamma a, with protein sequence MFFSFFLTLLWICSGSASTLPHQIECTVVNLEYVNCTWDGNRTLVENYTFLSSYNNPGFPEECSSYQYVRGLRVGCAVVYSEKDLQRFEDFYTWLYRDNIIVAKQEYKSLLKRVKLKAPNNMSVLLKDPELWIYWNTTDKIRSHCQEREVRFRTNSNKWNIYSSSMENAFNVPFPNSQSLYEFQVRVRMSSTCGQSELWSEWSEPVFWGTKMINDTDTGQQTSVALMVLGTVGAAVVLIMLTCLLIHSERIRVILVPVVPGPKNLKDLIDSYNGNVEKWLHISKELQDGFKPNFSERPCTVQEFRTEAHSESESDDGLSVHTAASSDYQSMQSYSSTSTLPSHSDSPSTETTPLNGP encoded by the exons atgtttttctctttttttctcacattATTGTGGATTTGTTCAGGATCTGCCTCTACTCTTCCTCACC agatcgAGTGCACAGTGGTGAATCTGGAGTATGTGAACTGCACATGGGATGGAAACAGAACCCTGGTGGAGAACTACACCTTTCTAAGCAG TTATAATAATCCAGGTTTTCCTGAAGAGTGTTCCTCTTATCAGTACGTCAGGGGGCTTCGGGTCGGCTGTGCGGTTGTGTACAGTGAGAAGGACCTGCAGAGATTTGAGGACTTTTACACATGGTTATACAGAGACAACATCATCGTGGCAAAACAAGAATACAAGTCACTGTTAAAAaggg tgAAGCTGAAGGCACCGAATAACATGTCAGTGTTGTTGAAGGATCCAGAGCTGTGGATTTATTGGAACACTACAGATAAGATCAGATCACATTGTCAGGAGCGTGAAGTTCGGTTCAGGACCAACAGCAACAAGTGGAAT ATTTACAGCAGCAGCATGGAAAACGCCTTCAACGTGCCGTTTCCCAACTCTCAAAGTCTGTACGAGTTCCAGGTGAGAGTGCGCATGTCCTCCACCTGTGGACAGTCTGAACTGTGGAGCGAATGGAGTGAGCCAGTCTTCTGGGGCACCAAGATGATTAATGATACAG atACGGGACAGCAGACGTCTGTAGCTCTGATGGTACTTGGCACAGTCGGAGCCGCTGTCGTCCTCATCATGCTCACGTGTCTGCTCATCCACAGCGAGAG AATCAGAGTCATCCTGGTTCCTGTTGTACCAGGCCCCAAAAATCTCAAGGATCTTATTGACAGCTACAACGGAAATGTAGAG AAGTGGTTGCACATCTCCAAAGAGCTGCAGGACGGATTTAAGCCCAACTTCAGCGAGCGACCCTGTACGGTGCAAGAGTTCAGGACGGAGGCACACAGCGAGTCAGAGAGTGACGACGGTCTCTCTGTGCACACGGCCGCCTCGTCTGACTATCAGTCCATGCAGAGCTACTCGTCCACATCCACACTTCCGTCTCACAGTGACAGCCCAAGCACTGAAACCACGCCTCTCAACGGGCCgtaa